The Zymoseptoria tritici IPO323 chromosome 4, whole genome shotgun sequence genome includes the window TCGTCCTTTTGTAGTTTCTCAAGCAAGTCGACGCCGCCTTTCTGCACCGCATACTCTCCTATCCGATCTGCCACCTCGGGATCAAGGCCCTTCTCTTCTGTCATCTCTTTTCGCACCTCTGCCCACGGCAGTTTGTCCAGCTTGTCTACCGCCGATGAAATCGTTCGCAACTTCTCTTCCGGAACACCACACACCTCGAAGATACCGTCAAGAATCTTGCGGTGGTTGATCTTGATCGTGTACCTCCCATTCCATCCTAGCGCCTCAAAGACTTGTGATGTGATTGTCAGAACCTTGCTGTCCGCTGCCATCTGGTCGTACACTCCAGCCATGTCGAAGTCGCATTGGTAGAATTCGCGCATACGTCCTTTTGTCATAGCAGGCTGATCGCGTCGGTAGACTTTCGCAATCTGGTATCGAGAGATGCTGGAAACACTGGAGTTCATGGCGAGCCATCGTGCGAACGGAACAGTGAGATCGTATCGGAGGGAGCAGAGTTCGCCGCCTTGGTCGGCAAGGTCGTAGATGAGTTTGCTGTCTTCGCCATACTTGCCCGAAAGAATCTCCTTCAGCTCAAAGACAGGTCTGTGAAAGTCAGCGGGTGCACAAGTGTGATCGTGAAAAAGTTGACTCACGTATCGATCGTCCGACCACCGTGACGCTTGAAGACCTTTTTGATTGTGTCGAAGATTTGGTCGCGGATAACCATGTCAATGCCATCCCAATCTTTGGTGCCCTTGGGGACTTTGAGCTGGTAGCTCGTCTTCTCGGCCTTCTCTTTAACCATGGTTTCGTTTTCGAATATGCGTGAGGTATAGAAGCGGGGCGAGGTTCGGAACGATCGTTTGAATAAAAGGAAAGACGAGGCGCGAAAGGTTCGGAAGATGCAGTGATTCATGCAAATGAGTGTGTGGTGGGAGTTGGTGGAGAGAAGTTGAAGTCGAGGATATTTTGTTTCGTGAATGACTGGGCTGAGGTGGACAGCTCAAAGAACCAAAACCTTCGTCACTTCCAGCAAAACGTCGGCCCCCTCGTGGCCCCACCCGAAGTTCAACCGGGCACGGCCGCTTGCTTCAGGTACATCCAAACGCATACCAACAACTCTATGTACATGATTGTTCTTGATCATCGTTGTTTGATACTCCCTTAGAATGCAATGGCAGCACATTCGGCCGCAAAGGCCATCAACACACAGGAACTCACCGACAAGGCTCGCCGAGAACTACTACATCATCTCGAACAAGTATGTATGCCCTCCCATCCAACCCCGGCACACTACTCACAGCTATACAGGTCCGAGGCAAGAAGAACATAGTCTTGGAAAGGTCACTCGCCGGTACTATCGGTCTCATTGTCAAGTTCAGCACGCTCCAAGAATATGGCGTCGACAAGCCTTTCTTCCTGGAAAACCACAACATCGACTCGAGCCAACGAAACATCGTCTTCGTGGTCCGTGGAGAGAATGCCAACAAGATCCGCATGGTCGCGGAGCAGATCAAGCTCGTACGAAGCGAGAGCAAGATCGATCATGACTTTACCATCATCTGGGTGTCTCGACGGACCATGATCAGTGATATGATTCTCGAGGAACATGGAGTGCTGGGAGAGGCCAACATCACAGAACTCGCCTTGCACTTTGTCCCGCTGGAGCCGGACCTGCTATCGTTGGAGCTGGAAGATGCATTCAGTGGTCTTTGTTTGTTGAAAGATCCCTCGAGCATCTTCGCCTCTGCCAAAGCTCTGATGCTACTACAGAAGCAATATGGCCTCTTTCCTCGGATTCTAGGCAAAGGTGACAATGCACAACGGCTGGCCGAACTTCTCCAACGCATgagaaaggaagaagatgtcaATGCCTCTGCAGACCCCAACACCGCCTACCTCGCTTCCTTCGGCCTCAGTCCAAGCTCCCTCGTCGAAaacctcatcatcatcgaccgCGAGATCGACTTtcccaccctcctctccacccaaCTCACCTACGAAGGCCTCATCGACGAAATCTTCGGcatcaccaacaacaacacggaAGTCGACTCCTCCATTCTCGGCGGTGCAGCACCGACCCAACCCCAACAACAAACCAACTCCACCCCGACCGCCGCCACCAAACGCAAAGTCCTCCTCGACAGCACCGACAAACTCTACCCCTTCCTCCGCGACGCCAACTTCGCCACCGTCGGCCCCTCCCTAAACCGCACCGCCCGCCGCCTCGCCTCCGACTCCGAAGCAATGCACAGCAAAGACCAAACCGTCTCCGACCTCAAAGCAATCGTCCACTCCAAACTCCCCACCTACCAAGCCGAATCCGCGTCCCTGAAGATCCACACCTCCCTCGCCGAGGAGATTCTCAAACACACCCGCTCCTCCACTTTCCGCTCCCTACTCGACATCCAGCAAAACCTCCTCGCAGGCACAGACCCAACCTCCCTTCACGACGCCCTCGACGAACTCATCGCCCGCGCCGCCCCTCTCCCCACCGTCCTGCGCCTTTTATGCCTCatgtcctccctctccaacgGCCTTCGTCAGCGGGATCTCGATCACTTCAAACGCCAAATCACACAAGCCTACGGCTATCAACacaccctcaccctctcccGACTCGAAAAGATGaacctcctctccactcGGGACAGCCACAGAGGCTACCTGAACCCCATCGGCGCGGCTCTCGGCACCACAGCGACAGACTGGCCCTCCCTTCGCAAAACACTAAATCTCTGGTCCGATGACGTGCAAGAAGACGACCCGGTCGACCCATCATATGCCTTCTCAGGCTACGCTCCGCTCTCCGTTCGGCTAGTCCAAGCCATCCTTCAAAAGTCCGCTCTCCTCAACCCTCCCTCTTCCACATCCAAAACATCCAATCCCCCTGCCCCTACCACCCCCTCATCAACCGCCGGTGGCTGGACATCTTTCACAGACCCCCTCTCCCGCATCCGCGGCGCGACAATTGACATCTCTCAATCCGGGCACAGCAAAGACATTTCCCAAGCAAAGCAGACTTTACGGGCAGGAGCGAAAGAAGGGCCGAAAGTTTCAATCGTGTTTTTCTTGGGTGGCGTGACGTACGCGGAAGTCGGGGCGTTGAGGTTGGTGAGCAGGCAGATTGAGGAGgcgagtgggaggaggattgtGGTTGCTACGACGGGGATGATTAGTGGAGGGAAAGCTGTTggggcggcggtggagaggaggggggtGATGTAGTTGTAGAGGGAATAGTGGGTAGTGACAGCACCAAGGGGAGGGGTTGGGAAGGAGTAGTTCAAGAATGTTTCCATTTACAAAAAGCCTGTTCTGTGGCCGTACGCATCTCCTCCCAGCTATCACTTCAAACGCCGTGCGCAGTATCgattcctcccttcttctacgcgGTCTTCTCTTCCCCttctcatcgtcctcatctcctTATCTCGTATCTCTTCCCCTacttcctcgccgtcggcCCACTCACACCCGCTCCAATCACGCTCGGCAACTCCTCACTGCCCATCTCCCAAACGCTTCCTACTGCAAATCCCACCAGCCCCATCATCGCAATGGTGAACAGTGCAATCAACCAAAACTCCACACTCACGTCCTTCTTCTGACACGCCGGTCCCGCCCATGTTGTCGTCTTCTTTCCATCTGCAGACTTGGTCGCTACACAAGAGCAAGAGTAGCAGTCCAGACCGTTCGAGCCACGGTCAGGATCACGGTAAGCTTTGCGACAAGTTCCGTGACCGGTGCAGTTGCGAGTTGTGGACTCgcaggcggagagggaggtgaagCACGCCGGGAGGATGCCGCGGAGGGGTTCGGAAGACGAGTTGGAAGACGAGTGGTTGGCGGAGGCGTGGAGTGCTGGGTGGGAGCCAGAGGACAGAGAGGCGTGGGCTTCGGAGAGGAGTTTCTCGGGGACGGAGCGTTTGGTGTTCAGCTTGGGGAGGGTGTAGGTGCCCCATTGGAATTTTGAGGTTGCGGTCGAGGAGGTGTCGAGAGGGGTGGTGAGGGTCGTTATGCAGTAGCTCTCTTTGACGAGGCGGTTGAGCTCGGAGGTAAAgtgcgaggaggaggtggtgaggaagaagagggggGAGGACATGTACTGGATGGATTGGAGGCGATCCAGGAGGATCTCGTCGGAGAGCTTCAGCAGTTGCTTGGGGTCGGATTGTCTCGCGAGGTCGAGCATTAGGCCTCgaatggcggaggaggcgggcgCGGGGGATAGGTCGAAGGAGGTGTATGATGATAGTGCTGCGACAAGGTGTCAGTACTACGATCCTTGGCTACATGCGATTCTGTATCTCACCCTCAATATGCTCCTCGCCCTCGTATAATAGGAAGGCCTTCCTCTCACAGCCCGCTGCCTTGTCCGCAAACATTGGAGTCTGCAGGCCATAGTCGTTGATGGCATCTATCACGTCGTCTTGCTCCAAGTCTGCATTGTGATAATCCTCCACGCCTGTCCGCTGTGCTAGCACCAGTCTTGCCGCGACGGGCGACACATCTCTTGATTGAACGTCTCGTTGTTGCGGGTCGTGAATGTGAATGCGTGCGGTCGAGGCGGAAGCCAGATGCGCAAGGGCCGGCAGTATCgtagaggcggagagcttCATCGTGGAAGCGGGATGCGTGTGTGGACGAGATGGAAGAGAGGGCAGATGGTCGTGGTGATGGCTTCGGTCTGTCGTCTCTCGTGTAGTCCAGTCCAGTATCTGTCTCAAGCTCACTCTCGATCAGCCGGCCTTGGCTCCGCTCTGCCGCCACCCCCAGGGCATCGTCTTGACGTCTTGCGGCCTGGCTTGTGGTCATTCGTCACTCTTCGAACTTCACTTTGTCTCTCTCTTTCTACCTCACCTAAGACCACAACAAACATTCACGATTCTCACGACATGCGATGACCTGACCTCCCAGTTCGAGCactcctcaccaccatcgACAAGACACCGACAACTCGACGATTCACCGCCACGATGTATCGACTACCACGAGCCTTCCGACTGCGCCAGCAGCAACCACTAATATCACGGACAACACCCTCAATACACATTGCTCGCGTCCCTCAAAGACGAACGATCTTCCTCAAATCTCGCCACCAAACACAACCTATCCAACTCCAAGCCGTCCGATTCCGCAAaccctccttcttcgctttcAGCCGACAGGTCCGCGTACTCCTCTGGCTCGGCGTGCCCGGACTATGGATGCTCATGTTCTCACAATACTTCTCCGTCGAGATTGTCGACGACTCAAAAGCAGACTCGAAGAAGCCCGCTTCCTCAATACTCTCTGAaggcgacgatgaagaggaggaggaggagagcttcTTCATTCCCATGACATGGGCCGTGCCGGTCGCTCGTGAATTCTACAAAGGATCCGATCCGGAATGGCAAGAGTTTGTACGCATCGCAAAGGACAAACCTCGACATCAGAAGATCCAAACAGATTTGGCGCAAATGGTGCACGCAGGGAGCATGAAACATCCACGAGTCGCGGCGATGCTGGGAAAGGACTCGAAGATTGGGAAATACTGGTTGGACATCTCATTCCCAGATGGTCCGCCGCAAGAGTTTGAGAGGAAAGGGCTGGAGATTGGGGACGATGGCATCTACTGGAGCGCTGAGAGGATCAGCCCAGAGGACCAGCATCGCCTAAAACGAGCACTGGTCCCCACCGCCGCGGCAAGCAGTCTCTACGCTTCCGTCAGCGTATTCACAGGCATTCAGTATCGGCGATTGAAACAATGGCTAGGCTGGGAAGGCGTCAACCCCATGAGTCCAGAGGAGCGATACAAACACGCCATCGAAATGTTCCAGCGCCAACAAAATGGCCGCGACGGAAACGGCGGATCAGCGCAGAAAATGCCACAACCCGGCCCCGACGCCGCTGCTTCAACATCCGCCACAAGTCCGGACGCCAACACAACGCCTGAGCCCTccccctccatctccaaaACCCTCCCCTGGCTACCTCTCCCCTCTGTCCACTTCTCGTCTGAcccctcttcatcctccgacATTCCCATCGCGctctccgctttcgcgacCACATTACAAAAACAATGGAATCCAAAGAAGCAGGAGCCGCCCAGGGGTACGTTCGTGGTGCAAGGATTGGTGGAGGTACGAGGTGCGAAAGGCGGGATGTTGTTCGATGTGAAGAGCTGCTATGATCCGAAGGCGGGCAAGTTTGTGGTGGTGAATGCCAACTTGAGGAGTTTTAAGAGGTGGAACCAGGCTCCAAGGGGTGGGCCGTAGTGTCTGGGGGAGGGGAGATCAAGGGTTGTTTTCGGTTTGTCTGGGAAGCGATTTAGCGTTCTGAGCGTGATATAGTCTTTCATGGGAGACGTCAGGTGGGTGGCGCGTGGGGCATCGGAAATTGCATAGCACAGCGACATCAGATGAAATTCAGCgcatcgaggaggaagaaatgAAATGCTTTGTACCCCCGTCTATCTTTCGTTCGGTCTATCATTCAATGCCCCCACTCTCAATCACGACATACCGccctctctcttctctcgtTCCCACCCGTGCGTTCAAGCCGTCCATCTATCTTTCATCCCCCTTACCTCTCCTAGCCTCAACCTCCCGacacctcctcgccaaaTCAGAAACATGCTCATCCCCACTATCCCGACTCAAGCCTCTCAACGCTTCATCCAATTGATATAAGTAATCCTTATTCTCCCCCGATGGACCTCTCGAGTCGACGATATGTTCCGCCAACGCTTGTGGGTCTTGAGGGCCGAGGAATTGGGGATTATCTGGTAGGCCGATGTAGACGAGACATTTGATCTCGCCTTGTGGGAGGAATGGGCTGGGTTCGTCGGAGTGGGTTGGGGAAGGGGGTTGTGGGTGGAAGGGCACGTATTGGATGCTGTAGCCGTTGATCTCCCGGATGTCGAGGTATTCTTTCACTTCGGGGACGTGTTTTGAGGGGATGCGGTAGGCCGCTCCCCAGGTTCGGGGTGGGGCGGATGTGTGCTGTTCCACGATCAGCTCTTTGTCCACGGCATTTGAAGATAAAGATATTGTTGAGAAGCAAGTCGAGATAGATGGAGCATCAGGAAGGCGACCTACTTGATCTGTGAGTGTCTCCCATAGTTGGCGATCGATCAATGTGCAGACTCGACCTGGAGCTTCAGGGGTTCCACGATGGTCTTCGCTGTTGTGTACCGATGGTCAATTGAACGATCGCGTTCGACGCCGAGTAGTGGTCGAACCTTGCCTGCGGAGTAAGTTCAGCCATTGATTGGTCTTGTCATTTGAGCGATACGACGGCCAAATTACCTGCCAGAACCGTCGGACATAGCCTTCGATATATCCCGGAACCCGTAGATCTGGCGAAGGTGGTAAGCCAAGGTCACATTGGAGCTGAAGGATCGATCATGAGTACCGAAATGGGGCGGAGGCTTCCATATCAGGCTTCTATCCATACGGTCAGTTTGATGTTCAAGCAAGTCTGGAAGTTGTCCTTGGTACCCATATCCAAATAACCAAAGATCGCTCTCGCCGTTGTCAGACATGGTAGGGAAGGTAGATTTTACAGTTTTGCTGAATTTCCGGAATTTCTCGTTATATGCAGTATATGAGTAGTACAATAGATGCCGTGATCGAACAAATGAATGGCAGAAACAAACACAATCGCTATCCATCCCATGGACCGATCTGCGGTGAAGTCGCCGTCGACCAATATCTTGATTAGTCAGCTGGGTTTAAGGTTCTGAATCGCGAACATTTCCAGTCCATCATGCAGACTCAATCGAGTGCCGCTCTCACGAACAtccacctcatcctctctCCGTGTCTCCCCTGCGATCCCGCAGGCTCTACCACCCAGCATGGCGGACTCCAAAAAGGGCGCTGGCGGCGCCGACAACAATCTCGGCCAATACAAATATGCGGCCATGTCAAATTTGGTCCTCCAGGCGGATCGAAGATTTGTGAGCCGTCGCGGCGATGAAACGACGGGAGATCCAGAGTCGCTGGCTGGCAGAATAAATCTGGGAGAAATGGGATCACGGACAGCACGTGAAAAGGCACCTGTGTCCGCGGCGACACAAGAACAAGCCCGGAAGAGGAAACGAACAGAACCGGTGCAGAGCTCGCGCGCAGCTGGTATCCTCAGCCAACAGGATATGAACATTGAAGGACTGCGATATCGCCCCCGAACCGCTGCGACCAAGGACGTGTACGATTTGATCTCGACGAATGTGGCGCAGAAGATGGGTGGCGATTATGGTCTTGCAGTCACGGCTTCTGCGACGGATTCCGTGTTGGAGTACCTGAAGGATGATAGTCTGAAGGACTTTGACAAAAAGAAGGAGATTGACGATATCTTGGGAATCACAAGTTCGAGCAAGGAGTTCAATCAGCTGGTGAACTTGGGCAAGAAGATCACGGATTATGATGCgcaggacgatgatgaagaaaTGGGCGAGGGTCTGCAAGATGAAGCGGATCTGGATGAACAACAGGGCGTAGCCGTCGACTTTGGatccgaggatgaggacgaagatgcTGGGAGAACATTCGAAGTcagggaagaggacgaggagtcAGAAGACGACTTGGCCGTCGGAgctgaagaagaggcagaagaCGGTGCTGGTCCTCCACCTGAtgtcgagggcgaggaaggcgaggaagatgatggaATGGTGATTGAGAATCGGCCTCGTCGGAGTGCGAAGGAAAGCAAGGATCCGAATAACGTCCCGGCACACGAAATCGATGCATACTGGTTACAGCGACAAATCGGCCAAATATACGAGGACGCTCACATTCAGACCGAGAAGACACGAGAGGCCGAAACGATCATGTCGGCGAAGGATGACGAGGGAGAAGAGAAGCCTTTGCGAGAAGTTGAGAACGACCTCATGGAACTCTTCGATTACGAGCATCATGAGTTGGTGGGCAAGCTGGTCAAGAATAGAGATAAGATCATTTGGGTCACTCGATGGCGAAGGGTggccgaagacgaggaggctCGCGTGGCTTTGGAGAAGGATATGGTCAATGCCGGACATGCCACCATTCTCAAGGAGCTGCGTGGCCGTGACGATGCGCCTGCAAAGGGTGCGCCGAAAATCACCGTCAAGCTAGACCCAATGGATCTGGACGCCAAGCTGCCAGtcaaggacgaggacgatgtcaAGAAGGAAGGCATTGTCGGTGGTCTGCAGCCTCGGAAGACGCTCAATCTTGAAGACTTGAAGTTCGACCAAGGCAACCATTTGATGACCAACCAGAATGTCAAGCTACCGCAAGgatcgacgaagaggacctTCAAGGGCTACGAGGAGATTCACGTGCCTGCGCCAAAGCGAAGGCCGAACCCGAACGAACAGTCCCTAATCCCAACGTCAAGTCTACCGACCTGGGCACAAGCAGGCTTCGGCAGCTCCAAGTCCCTCAACCGCATCCAGACAGAGTGTTACAAATCTGCATTCGAAGATGACGGCAACATGCTGATCTGTGCTCCGACGGGTTCGGGTAAGACGAACGTCGCCATGTTGACTATGCTTCGAGAGATCGGCAAGCATCGCGACCCTGACACTGGAGCTTTCGACCTCGCTGCTTTTAAGATCATCTACATTGCTCCCTTGAAGGCGCTGGTACAAGAGCAAGTTGGCAACTTCGGCAAGCGGTTGGAGGCTTACGGGATTACTGTTTCTGAGCTTACTGGAGATCGGCAGCTCACCAAGGAACAAATCGCAAACACCAATGTGATTGTCACTACGCCTGAGAAGTGGGATGTCATCACTCGAAAGGCCACCGACACGAGCTACACGAACCTCGTCCGACTGATCTGCATTGATGAGATCCATCTTCTGCACGACGATCGAGGCCCCGTGCTTGAGAGCATTGTTTCTCGAACAATTCGACGTGTTG containing:
- a CDS encoding uncharacterized protein (A predicted transmembrane domain (23aa). Large(327 aa) facing the cytoplasm and 22 aa at extracellular space. Predicted largely conserved fungal protein, on the basis of blastp (it matches with hypothetical proteins). Unknown function.), translating into MKLSASTILPALAHLASASTARIHIHDPQQRDVQSRDVSPVAARLVLAQRTGVEDYHNADLEQDDVIDAINDYGLQTPMFADKAAGCERKAFLLYEGEEHIEALSSYTSFDLSPAPASSAIRGLMLDLARQSDPKQLLKLSDEILLDRLQSIQYMSSPLFFLTTSSSHFTSELNRLVKESYCITTLTTPLDTSSTATSKFQWGTYTLPKLNTKRSVPEKLLSEAHASLSSGSHPALHASANHSSSNSSSEPLRGILPACFTSLSACESTTRNCTGHGTCRKAYRDPDRGSNGLDCYSCSCVATKSADGKKTTTWAGPACQKKDVSVEFWLIALFTIAMMGLVGFAVGSVWEMGSEELPSVIGAGVSGPTARK